The following nucleotide sequence is from Mycobacterium sp. Z3061.
GGTAGGCCTCAGCGTCGCCCATCAACTCCCGGATGTCTCGGGGTTGACCGCTCATTTTCCGGCCTTCTTCGACACGTTGTGTGCCACGGCACCCCGGATGAGCGCCGTCAGCGCCTCGTCGTCAACCGTGTCGCCCTCGTGGAAATCGATGGCGCGACGTGTGTTTCCGTCCAGGCTGGCGTTGAACATGCCCGACGGGTCCTGCAGCGCAGCACCTTTGGCGAAGGTCACCTTGACCGCGTTCTTGTAGGTCTCGCCGGTGCAGATCATTCCGTCGCGGTACCACACCGGGACACCCCGCCACTTCCATTCTTCGGTGACGTCCGGGACAGCCTGCTTGATCAGCGCCCGGATGTGCGCCAGCATCTCGCCACGCCAGTCCCCCAGTTCCGCAATCCGCGCATCGATCATCTTCGACGGTGAATCGGCCACGTCGCCCCCATCCGCATCGCGATACAGTTGCAGGCACGATTGTAACGTCGGCGGTGCCGTACAAACGGCGACCGGCCCCGCCGTGGACTGCTCGTCCTGGACCACTCCGGCTATGTGGCGGTGGAGCTGGTCTCTGCCGCGACGCCGACCGACATGACCGAGAGCCGGCACCCCTCCGGTCCGGTGCGCCAGGCGTGATCGACGCCCGTGACGACGGCGGCGTCACCGGCTTCCAGGGGATGCGCGCCGTCGTCCAAGAGCAGTTCGACCGAACCGGACAGTACGAGATCGAGGTCCACGGTGTCGGTGTGGTGCATCGAAAAGGCCACGCCAGGGCCGTAATCGATGATCTTCCAGTTGATGGTGCCGGGCGGGACCCCCAGGTCCAGGGTGTCGGCGCTGCGGCCCCCGTCCGATAATGCGGGTGCCGCCGGCGTCGCGTAGAGCACGGAGAACAATATCCCCTCGAAACCCGGGAACCCCTCCAAGGTGACCGGACCGTCCTGCTCCGCACACGACCGGCCGGCGGCGTCGACGCCGGTGACCAGCAGCCGCCCAGCGGGTGCGGACAGCGGGCCCTGCGACCCTTCCGGCAGCGAAACGAAGTTGCGCGCTGACTCCTCTGACATGCGTTAGGACTCTAGCCGCAACAACCTCAACTACCAGCCGCCTCCAGCAGCGCAT
It contains:
- a CDS encoding DUF1801 domain-containing protein — encoded protein: MIDARIAELGDWRGEMLAHIRALIKQAVPDVTEEWKWRGVPVWYRDGMICTGETYKNAVKVTFAKGAALQDPSGMFNASLDGNTRRAIDFHEGDTVDDEALTALIRGAVAHNVSKKAGK
- a CDS encoding cupin domain-containing protein, producing MSEESARNFVSLPEGSQGPLSAPAGRLLVTGVDAAGRSCAEQDGPVTLEGFPGFEGILFSVLYATPAAPALSDGGRSADTLDLGVPPGTINWKIIDYGPGVAFSMHHTDTVDLDLVLSGSVELLLDDGAHPLEAGDAAVVTGVDHAWRTGPEGCRLSVMSVGVAAETSSTAT